One Gavia stellata isolate bGavSte3 chromosome 20, bGavSte3.hap2, whole genome shotgun sequence genomic region harbors:
- the KCNK15 gene encoding potassium channel subfamily K member 15 — protein MKRQNLRTAALILCIFSYLLVGAAVFDALESEAESGRKRLLEQKRGELRRKYRFSADDYRELERLVLQAEPHRAGRQWKFAGSFYFAITVITTIGYGHAAPGTDAGKVFCMFYAILGIPLTLVMFQSLGERMNTVVRLLLKKIKKCLGMRTTNVSMENMVLVGFLSCMGTLCIGAAAFSYFEGWTFFHAYYYCFITLTTIGFGDFVALQKNEALQKKPPYVAFSFMYILVGLTVIGAFLNLVVLRFLTMNSEDERRDAEERASLRRARNNVHLKPKEDSRSSNAIFLPVDDRTSQINLIPLIQEDAERQRRQSANSAAAVPSFCTCLCYRPQVCGSPVPSHPETLSCHTNPVYYNSISYKIDEVSLSTRGQTGSSPGSTLSSNSPRCRQHPRLRRKSI, from the exons ATGAAGCGGCAGAACCTGCGCACGGCCGCGCTCATCCTCTGCATCTTCTCCTACCTGCTGGTGGGCGCCGCCGTCTTCGATGCGCTGGAGTCGGAGGCGGAGAGCGGCCGCAAGCggctgctggagcagaagcGCGGGGAGCTGCGGAGGAAGTACCGCTTCTCCGCCGACGACTACCGGGAGCTGGAGCGGCTGGTGCTGCAGGCCGAGCCGCACCGCGCCGGGCGGCAGTGGAAGTTCGCCGGCTCCTTCTACTTCGCCATCACGGTCATCACCACCATCG gcTATGGGCATGCCGCCCCGGGCACGGATGCCGGCAAAGTCTTCTGCATGTTCTACGCCATCCTGGGCATCCCCCTGACGCTGGTCATGTTCCAGAGCCTGGGGGAGCGCATGAACACCGTCGTGCGGCTACTGCTCAAGAAGATCAAGAAGTGTCTGGGCATGAGGACAACCAATGTCTCCATGGAGAACATGGTCCTAGTTGGCTTTCTGTCCTGCATGGGGACCCTGTGCATTGGCGCAGCAGCCTTCTCTTATTTCGAGGGCTGGACCTTCTTTCATGCCTATTACTACTGCTTCATAACCTTGACCACTATCGGCTTTGGAGACTTTGTGGCTCTGCAGAAGAACGAGGCTTTGCAAAAGAAGCCCCCGTACGTGGCTTTCAGCTTCATGTACATCCTGGTGGGCCTGACGGTCATCGGCGCCTTCCTCAACCTGGTGGTGCTGCGGTTCCTGACGATGAACTCGGAGGACGAGCGGCGGGACGCCGAAGAGCGAGCCTCGCTGAGGAGAGCCCGGAACAACGTCCACCTCAAGCCGAAAGAGGACAGCCGGAGCAGCAACGCCATTTTTCTCCCTGTGGATGACAGGACGAGCCAGATAAACCTCATCCCGCTGATCCAGGAGGATGCAGAGAGGCAGCGGCGCCAGTCAGCCAATTCGGCGGCTGCagtcccctccttctgcacgTGCCTGTGCTACAGACCTCAGGTGTGTGGCAGCCCAGTGCCCTCCCACCCCGAGACCCTGAGCTGCCACACCAACCCTGTGTATTACAACTCCATTTCCTACAAAATTGACGAGGTCTCCCTGAGCACGCGGGGTCAAACCGGCTCTTCCCCAGGGAGCACTTTATCATCCAACAGCCCTCGCTGCCGGCAACACCCCCGGCTACGGAGGAAATCCATCTAG